Genomic DNA from Psychrilyobacter piezotolerans:
CACCTCTCATAGGCTGGTCATTTTCTTCGGAAAATTTCCTTACATACCCGTAGGCATTTCTTTCAGCCAGGGTAGAGATAGTCCCTGCCTTAAATACGTTTTCTTTTCCGAATAAGACCTCGCAATATTTATGGATAGTTCCCTGGTATTCACCTGAGAAATTCAGATCTATATCCGGAACCTTATCCCCGTTGAATCCCATAAATACTTCAAATGGTATAGAATGACCGTCACGGGTCAGTTCCACGCCACATTCAGGACATTTTTTAGAAGGGAGGTCTACCCCGCTTCCCTCCTTATCCATAAATTCTGAATACTGGCATTCAGGACACACATAGTGGGGATAAAGAGCGTTTACTTCGGTGATATCCATCATGAATGCCACCAGGGATGATCCTACAGATCCTCTGGATCCTACCAGATATCCGTTGTCCAGGGACTCCTTTACTAATTTTTGGGCCGACAGATATAATACTGCAAAGCCATTTCCAATGATAGCCTTTAATTCCCTTTTAATCCTAGCATCAATATGAGCCGGCAGGGGATTACCATATATTTTATAAGCTTTATTGTAAGTCATGTCACTTACTTCTTCCTCTGCATTATCCATCTTAGGGGGATAAAAACCATCTGGAATAGGCTGAACCTTCTCAATCATATCATTGATCTTATGGGTATTATCTATAACCACTTCATTTGCTGCCACGTCCCCTAAATATGAGAACTCCTCAATCATCTCATGGGTAGTCCTGAAGTACAGCTGGTTATCATACTGCCATGAATTAAATGCCATTCCGCTACCATACCGGAGGACACTCCGAGTCAGGTGTTCATCTGGATTCAGATACTGCACATCTCCTGTGGCTACTACGATCTTCCCCTGTTTTTCAGCTAACTCCACAAAGTATTTATTCATCTCAATGATACTGTCATATGATTCCACTTCTTTTTTCTCAACTAATTCGGTATATGTACCCCTTGGATGGATCTCAAAATAATCATAGTATTTAGCTAATTCTTCAATCTCCGATTTAGCCGTACCACGAAGGTAAGCTTTTGTCAGTTCCCCTTCATTTCTAAAAGTACCGCTTCCGCTGCTGGCTATAATCAGCCCTTCCCTGAGTTTTGTTAAGAGTGACTTAGGTATTCTGGGTTTTTTCTGTCCGTAAAAATCAATATGAGCTCTTGAAACCAATTCATACAGGTTTCTCAACCCTTTCTGGTTTTTTACCAGGATCATGGTATTGAATGTATCCATGAGCCTTACATCGGTTTCATAGACATTGTCTATCTCACTTAACTTATAAGCTCCCTTTGTCAGAACCATATTCATCATCTTTACAAATATATGTGCTGTAGCTTCAGCGTCATCTACGGCTCTATGATGGTTATCGAGCTCTACACCCAGATGTTTTGCCATGGCTTTTAAATTATGTCTTTTTAGTTCCTTTAGGATATTTCTACCCCACAGTAATGTATCTATTACAGCAGGATCGTAATTTTGATCCAGTCTGGTCTTTAATTTTGTCTGAATAAACCCTATATCAAATTTTGCATTGTGGGCTACCATGGTAGCATCTTTGGCAAATTCTAAAAATTTAGGTAAAACTTCCTCAATTTGAGGAGCATCTGCAACCATTTCATCGGTAATACCGGTAAGTTTCACTATATTTTCCGGGATAGGTTTATTGGGATTAACAAAGGTAGAAAACCTTTCGATAACCTTAGTTCCCTTTAATTTTACTGCTCCTATTTCTGTGACCTCATCGTTATGAGGATCAAATCCGGTAGTCTCTATATCAAAAACTACATAAGTTTCATCTTCTATGATATTATCTTTGGCATTTTTTACCATCTTTACAGCATCGTCTACTACATAAGCTTCGCAGCCCATGATCACTTTAAAGTCTTCCATTCCTTTAGCTGCCTTGAAAGCAAAGGGGAATGAGTGGGTTACACCAAAATCAGTGACAGCAATAGCCTTATGACCCCAAGAGTGGGCATGTTTAATCAGATCTTTAGCATCGATAAGTCCTGCCATATCACTCATCTTAGTATGGGCATGGAGTTCAATTCTCTTTATCTCTGCCTCATCTTTTCGCTGGACAGTTTTAGACTCAATGGCATTTACATTGGTTGCAGCCAGGATATCTTCGTTATTGGTATACTGGTCATTTTCTTTTTTCCCCTTGACCTTTACCCACATTCCGGCTTTAATATCCACTTTATTTTCTATCTTTGTAAATATTTTAATGGAGATTGAATCTTTATGATTGGTCATTCCAAACTTTACAATTCTCCATTTGTTTTTTATCTCAATTTGTTCAACCTTGAAGACCTCTCCTTCCAAGGTGCAGACTTCTCCGGGATAGATTTCGTTGAACTCTAAAAAATCATTGGTTGACCCCTTGATCATTCCCCGTCCAAAGAGAATTTTTTTCCCTTCGCTGCTTTCAATAACCCTGACCTTCTCCATATCTCTGGGCTCGGTCCTTTTAGGCTGTTCTGTAACCTGCTTTACCGGATTGTTCAGCTGGATCTCCTTATTGGATCTTTCAATCTGTTCTTTGGTGATTCTGATAATTTCATCATCCATATCTCTGACTTCTCTGGTAAAGTCTCCCACAAGGAGCCGGATATCGAGATTATTTATCCCATATCTTCCCAATCTGGTATTTAATTTTATGTCCACTTCAGCCTTTAAAAGGTTGTCTAAAGACACCTGATCCTTTAATTCTATATCTATATGCTGGTCGTGGATATAGATCCTATACAGGTGTAAAAAAGATCTAGAGGGAGCACTGGTATTTTTTAACTCCCTGATAATCCTCTCTACAACCAATTTTATATCCATCTTAGTCAGATTGGCAGCCTCAAATTCAACTCCTAAATCCAGCTCTAATTTATCTCCAAACTTTTTATCGATCTCTTTTTGAATAAGGTCCAGCTCATCTAAGTTATGAGGATTTTTTACCACACACAATAACTCTATTTTTTTTAGTTTTTCATAGACAGTTATCTCTTTTAACTCTATATTTTTTACTCCTACAGACTCAAAAAGATTCTTTTTGGGCCGTATCTTAACTATATTTCTAGGCATATTTCCTCCCTATCTTTTCCATTAAACAATATTTCTATTTCTTCTCATTACCTTTGGTGATAAAGGTTTTTTTTATCTACCACCTTATTATTATATCATAGACTCAAAATAAAATTTATAGTTTCCTAAAAAAATAATAAGGGAATATGACCTTCTATCCGGATAGAAATTTAATAAAAATTCTTCAATATTTAGGTTATCCTGTTCAACTCTATGATTTCTTGGTTAATAAAAACTCCGTGGGTGTTCTATATCGCCACAAATTTTGTTTGTTTTTTATGCTTCCTTATTTAATTTGATGAAAACCTATTCAAAACACTGATATAAGGGCTTATACGAGAAAATCCATTTTATTTGAACTACTCGCTAGTATTATTTTCAAACATTCTTTTTAACAAAAAACAAAATCCGAACTTAATTACAAAAAAACCGTTGACTTTTTTTAACTTATATGATATTATATTGTATCACTCATATTTTTGAATGGTCCTAAGAAGTTAGAAGTGAAATAAAAACAGTACCGGAAAACTGTAGATGACGAGATCTATAACCGCGGTAACAAAGAGGAGAAAAAAATGAAAAAAATAGTTTATATGTTGAAAGTTTCAACAGTATTTTCAACGATGATAAGTGTATCTTTAGTTTTAGCTAGATAGACTCAATCAGAATGAAACAAAATGTTTAATGCAAATATTTTGTTAACATAGTATTTTAAAAGCCAACTAAGAATCTTAGTTGGCTTTTATTATTTTCTCAAAAATATTTAATTCTTCATCATAAAGTAAGGGTCACAGAACTTTGAGAAAACGAGATAAAGAGATTCGCTAAGAATTTTGAGAGAACTTAATTTGTTGAACGCTCTAGTATATATGAAAGTACTGAGTAATATCACTTTCAAAGTTAAAATGAACCTTGTTAAAGATGGAATCCTTAGTTTTTTTAGCAGCAACTTATCTATATGAAAAAATTCAAGGAATTATTCAAAGATTCTGGTAAGAATAAGTAGATGAAATATTTTTTATTTATGGAGGCTGGCTGATTTTTTTTTATATGGAGGGGTGGAATATGAAATTGAAGGTGTGGAAGACTTTAGTTATAAATATTATTTTGATGATAATTTTCGTATCTATTGTGGTGATGGTGAGTCTAAAAATGAATATAACGGAATTTGACTTAAATTATTTTATTCTGCCTATTTTTTTTGCCATCTTATTTGGATCTATCATTACATACTTATCTATGAAGAGAACCAGGCATCTAGAGGAAAGGATAAAAGAAAAAACAAAGGAACTTAAACATTATCCATCCATGGATGATATGACCAATACCTATAACAGAAGAATGGGATTAAAGATGCTGAAAAATCATTTTAGTCTCTCAAAGAGGGATAAAAACAGCTTGTCGGTATGCCTCATAGATCTCAATGGACTAAAATCTGTGAATCACACCTTTGGTCATACCAAGGGAGACGAGCTCATAAGAGATGTCGCTGAAATGCTGAGATCCAGTATAAGGGAATCGGATATTATCTCCAGGATGGGGGGAGATGAATTTCTAACAATCCTTCCTGAATGTGATATAGCAGGGGCAAGGAAAGTTATGAAACGATTAAGAGAGAAGATAAGGATATATAATGAGGACTCCCAAAAAAGCAACAGTAAAAGTTACAGTGAATCCATAAGCTTTGGAATTTCGGAATCTTCCTACCATGATAAGAAGACTGTGGAATATTTGCTGTTAGAAGCAGACAATAAGATGAATATCATGAAGAAAAAAAAGAGAGCGATCTCCCATTACTCAGAAGGAAGCAGTGACAATGTTTTAATCTTTAAACTCTGGGTAATTGTTTTATAAGGAATTAAAATTATAAGGGTAATTTAGGAGGAGTAAAAAAATGTATAAAATAACAGAAAAACCTAAACCGGAAATACCAACACCGGAAAAACCTAAACCAAAAACACCTGCACCGGAAATACCTGCACCGGAAGTACCCGCACCGGAAGCACCTGCACCAGAAATACCTGTGCCGGAAATACCGTAAGATATATTTGAAATCTGCCATGAGGCTTAAGGGGGGACAATGACAAATAATAAACAAAAATTTACAGCAATGGTAAAAATACCAAATGAGAGTTCTAAAAGAGATATAGACTTTCTTTTGAAAGGGGATGAAGTGGTGTTATTAACTTATCGTTCTATTGAAGATATGGTATTTTTCACCGAAAAAAAATTAATAACACTGGATCTTCAAAAGACTGCAGAAAAAAAAATCCAATATATGTGTATTCCATACTCAAAAATAATATCTTTTTCTGTTGAAACCACCCAGTCATTTGATTTGGATTCAGAATTAAAATTTTGGTTATCTGGATTGGGAGAATTTGGGATTTCTTTTGGCAGGGGAACAGATATAAGGGAAATTATCACATTAATAAATGATTCCATGGAGTACTAAGCTTATATGAAAGAGGGTTGTGGTTTGAAAGATTAATGTAAGAGTTATCATAATTTAAAATGAAATCATTAGGGCACTTAGGTGCTCTTTTTGGATTTCATCCAAAACACCCCCCTTCTAATTTTAGTGAAATTTAGTTTTTTTAACCATTCCTTAAATTTCCCCTTCCATTTTTTAAATTTTATGTTATACTTTTTAAAAAAGTAACATAGGAGGATTAATCATTCATTTTTTTATTAACACTAAAACTCAAGAAATTCACTCAGCCAAGTGCTCTATACTGCTGAGACAACTTGGCCTTTCTTCAGCTTTTTATACTGATTTTAAACTTTATATTAATTTAGGATTTCATCATAATTTAGAATCTGCTATCATGAGGGGAATTTCTAAAGGCTATATCAATGCCAGATGCCCTTCTTGCTGCTGTACTTCCATAGGTTGGTAAGTTTCAAATATCTTCTTTTAGTCAGAGTTTCCATTTTTGTAACTTTTGTGGTATAATTTTAGGATAAAAAAGGAGGTGGCTTCTATGATTCATTATATTGATTTTTATATTGATACTAAAACTTACGAAATACACCAATCTGACTGTAATCATATACCAACTAAAAATAAAGTTTATCTGGGTATCTTTAGGAATTTAGAGACAGCATTGACCAATGCTGTCTCTAGAGGATTTACAAGAGCTTATGTCTGTAATTCCTGTAATATACTGCTTTAAAGAACAATAAAAAGAGCTGCTGTACAGCTCTTTTTATTGTTTCTGAAAGTTTTCTTTTACTTCATTAGTATAAAACTAATCAATTTTTAAGTTGTTTTTTTCTCCAAAAAACTATAAAATATACATGTAATGAGTATTGTAGTTAAACTACTATCCTCTCCCCAAGAGAATTCATTATAATGATTGTATCGATGGGCTCCTGAAATTTAATTTCAGGAGCCCTTTTGTATACTCATAGAAATACATTGTGTTCGGAGGCCCCCTAATGCAATATCTTTAAAAATATACATAACTTCTCAGATAAGAAAGTAGTTATTTAGTTTAGTTAATTAATAGTTTATTTAGTTAGTTAATATTGTTTTTTTGGGCATCTAGTTGTAAAATTTTGGTAAGTGGACTCAAGACATATGTTCTCGAGACTCTCTCTCTCCTAAATTTTATGTGAATTAGATTCTAATCTAGTTAAAAAATAGAATCCACTTAGAAAAATCTATCCTCAATAGATTTTTTGATTTCTTAAAAGACCCATTCTATTTATGGGTCTTTTTTAATTTCTCGGTAAATTTTACTTTTTTATTATTTTTTTATTTAGCAATATAATAAAGATTCCAAAGTTTCCGCCTTTGATACGGGTTCATTTCGATTCACGAGTATTAAAATCAGATATAATTAAATCTAATTTTAAATGTGAGTGAGCAAAAGAAACGAACCAAAGAAAAGCTCAAATTTTGAAAATAGCTTCTAAATAGAAATAAGATAGCTACGAGCTTTCGAGCCATAGTCCTCGTTTTACTGCGTACCCGAAAAGGGCATCACCAATATTCTAGAAATTCTATAATAAAATTTAAGGATATTGAGAGAACTTAATTTGTATATCGCTCTCGGTAGGATAATTACTGCAAAAGTAATATCGCCTTCAAAATTAAAAGTTTAAAAACCTAAAGAAAAAATATTTTTTAGTTCTAAAATTAGTGATAATTCGTGACAAAATCTTTGCGTGTCTCTTTATCTCTTTTCTTTGTGATGAATAATCTGTGTAATCTGCGACAAAAAATCTCTGAGAATCTCAGTGTACTCTGAGCCTCTGCGTTGAATAATGTGAGTTCCCACCATCGATAATGGGTTCAAGACCTCAAACTTTATTTTCCTTATTAAATAACGGGATAGGCCCCTCATCATAATTTAACTTTCCAAATCAGATTATCCATTTTTGGTCCCCAGTAATCTTTAGCTGTAAAAAATGGTTCTCCTAAATTTTTAGTCCAATACCTCTGGGCACTTTTATAACCGGAATCCAAATAAAATTTTTCTACATTTTTAGATCTTAGTATTTTATACATTTCATTTAAAAGAATTTTTGCAAGGCCTTTTCTCTGATAGGAAGGATGGATATATACAGTTCCTATCTTCATAGAATCTTTCTTGAGATCTTTAATCACACTCTTTATATCTGAATCACAATATGAAGATGATATAGTCCCTATTATTTTTTCTCCATCCAGAGCAATTAAGATAGATATATTACTACCCTTTTTAAAATAATCCTCACAATACTTCATTTTTTCCTTTACTTCTTCATCTACAAAATCTGGAATTTTTATTTCTTCTTTTGCGGCAGTATCAGATATAACTGTTTTAAAAAATTCTTCTAATTGAGGAAGATGACTTTTAAATGGTTTTTTTATTTCCATTGAGGCCTCCTTGAAAAAGGTGTGAAATTTATAATAAAGGTTCCAAAGTTTCCGTCTTTGATATAAATTTTTTTTAGACTAAAATCTTTTTTCTAGATGTTACCTAGCTTCTCAGTAAACATTCTACTCAGTCGTCCAACAAAATAAGTTCCGCAGTGGAGCGAGGACTGTCGCAATTAAAAGACGGACATTACCTCTGACTTACCCCTATAACATCATTTAGAAAAAGTCTGCTTTTCTTTCCTCTATTTCTTTTTCAGATAAAAAGAAACAGAGCCAGTTAAGGGTGGCACCCTTTAGATTCCAAAGTTTCCGCCTTTGATACGAGTTACTTTTTCTCTTGAAAGAAAAACTAACGAAAAAGTTCAAGAAGTTTATAATTGTCTTTGCTAACAAGTGCCAGTGATCCCCGTTTCTTAGTAGGATTCCTGACGGGCATGGTGGGCACGACGAAACTCGCAAGGTGTTTACCGTGAAGCTAGACGACTATAAACTTCGAAATTCAAAATCAA
This window encodes:
- a CDS encoding PolC-type DNA polymerase III; its protein translation is MPRNIVKIRPKKNLFESVGVKNIELKEITVYEKLKKIELLCVVKNPHNLDELDLIQKEIDKKFGDKLELDLGVEFEAANLTKMDIKLVVERIIRELKNTSAPSRSFLHLYRIYIHDQHIDIELKDQVSLDNLLKAEVDIKLNTRLGRYGINNLDIRLLVGDFTREVRDMDDEIIRITKEQIERSNKEIQLNNPVKQVTEQPKRTEPRDMEKVRVIESSEGKKILFGRGMIKGSTNDFLEFNEIYPGEVCTLEGEVFKVEQIEIKNKWRIVKFGMTNHKDSISIKIFTKIENKVDIKAGMWVKVKGKKENDQYTNNEDILAATNVNAIESKTVQRKDEAEIKRIELHAHTKMSDMAGLIDAKDLIKHAHSWGHKAIAVTDFGVTHSFPFAFKAAKGMEDFKVIMGCEAYVVDDAVKMVKNAKDNIIEDETYVVFDIETTGFDPHNDEVTEIGAVKLKGTKVIERFSTFVNPNKPIPENIVKLTGITDEMVADAPQIEEVLPKFLEFAKDATMVAHNAKFDIGFIQTKLKTRLDQNYDPAVIDTLLWGRNILKELKRHNLKAMAKHLGVELDNHHRAVDDAEATAHIFVKMMNMVLTKGAYKLSEIDNVYETDVRLMDTFNTMILVKNQKGLRNLYELVSRAHIDFYGQKKPRIPKSLLTKLREGLIIASSGSGTFRNEGELTKAYLRGTAKSEIEELAKYYDYFEIHPRGTYTELVEKKEVESYDSIIEMNKYFVELAEKQGKIVVATGDVQYLNPDEHLTRSVLRYGSGMAFNSWQYDNQLYFRTTHEMIEEFSYLGDVAANEVVIDNTHKINDMIEKVQPIPDGFYPPKMDNAEEEVSDMTYNKAYKIYGNPLPAHIDARIKRELKAIIGNGFAVLYLSAQKLVKESLDNGYLVGSRGSVGSSLVAFMMDITEVNALYPHYVCPECQYSEFMDKEGSGVDLPSKKCPECGVELTRDGHSIPFEVFMGFNGDKVPDIDLNFSGEYQGTIHKYCEVLFGKENVFKAGTISTLAERNAYGYVRKFSEENDQPMRGAEMERLAKKCEGVKKTTGQHPGGMIIVPEGKSIYDFTPVQRPANDQNSTSITTHYDYHVMDEQLVKLDILGHDDPTTIKLLQDLTGVNIYDVPLADPDTLKLFSSTESLGVTPDEIGSVVGTYGVPEFGTGFVRQMLVDTKPTTFAELCRISGLSHGTDVWLNNAQEFVRKKEATLSEVISVRDDIMNYLIDSGIEKGLAFKIMEFVRKGRPSKEPDTWEEYSNIMKGRKVPAWYIESCKRIKYMFPKGHAVAYVMMAMRIAYFKVHYPQAFYTAYLTRKADDFDSDFMLTLGGIKSKIKELNNEPRMDVRQKGQMALSEIILEMNARKVEFLGVDVYESDGFKFKIEGDKIRLPLIAVNGLGAAVVENMLNERTGRTFSSYEDLKRRTKASATIIEKLKTLGAIEGLSDTDQKSLF
- a CDS encoding GGDEF domain-containing protein, which gives rise to MKLKVWKTLVINIILMIIFVSIVVMVSLKMNITEFDLNYFILPIFFAILFGSIITYLSMKRTRHLEERIKEKTKELKHYPSMDDMTNTYNRRMGLKMLKNHFSLSKRDKNSLSVCLIDLNGLKSVNHTFGHTKGDELIRDVAEMLRSSIRESDIISRMGGDEFLTILPECDIAGARKVMKRLREKIRIYNEDSQKSNSKSYSESISFGISESSYHDKKTVEYLLLEADNKMNIMKKKKRAISHYSEGSSDNVLIFKLWVIVL
- a CDS encoding PH domain-containing protein, with the translated sequence MTNNKQKFTAMVKIPNESSKRDIDFLLKGDEVVLLTYRSIEDMVFFTEKKLITLDLQKTAEKKIQYMCIPYSKIISFSVETTQSFDLDSELKFWLSGLGEFGISFGRGTDIREIITLINDSMEY
- a CDS encoding GNAT family N-acetyltransferase; translation: MEIKKPFKSHLPQLEEFFKTVISDTAAKEEIKIPDFVDEEVKEKMKYCEDYFKKGSNISILIALDGEKIIGTISSSYCDSDIKSVIKDLKKDSMKIGTVYIHPSYQRKGLAKILLNEMYKILRSKNVEKFYLDSGYKSAQRYWTKNLGEPFFTAKDYWGPKMDNLIWKVKL